In Exiguobacterium sibiricum 7-3, a genomic segment contains:
- a CDS encoding 3-hydroxybutyrate dehydrogenase, whose protein sequence is MVNGDIVLVTGAGSGIGLEISKAFAEAGAKVVITDVNTEAAETAAKSLQEAGHDVIGLTLNVTDEAQVQSVFAETIKRYGRLDVLINNAGLQHVSPIEDFPTEKFELMIKIMLTAPFIAIKHAFPLMKEQGYGRIINMASINGLIGFAGKAAYNSAKHGLLGLTKVAALEGAEHGITVNALCPGYVDTPLVRNQMADLAKTRQVELEKVLEDVIYPLVPQKRLLAVEEIADYALFLASRKAKGITGQANVLDGGYTIQ, encoded by the coding sequence ATGGTCAATGGAGATATCGTACTCGTGACGGGAGCAGGAAGCGGGATCGGTCTTGAAATTTCAAAAGCCTTCGCCGAAGCAGGAGCAAAGGTCGTCATTACGGACGTCAACACGGAAGCAGCCGAAACAGCAGCGAAGTCGTTACAGGAAGCGGGACATGATGTCATCGGACTGACACTGAACGTCACGGATGAAGCACAAGTCCAGTCGGTTTTTGCCGAGACGATAAAGCGGTACGGCCGACTTGATGTCTTAATCAACAATGCCGGTCTGCAGCACGTCTCGCCGATTGAAGACTTCCCGACGGAGAAGTTCGAACTGATGATTAAAATCATGCTGACGGCACCGTTCATTGCGATCAAACATGCTTTCCCGCTCATGAAGGAGCAAGGGTACGGCCGGATCATTAACATGGCATCAATCAACGGGTTGATCGGCTTTGCCGGGAAAGCGGCTTATAACTCCGCAAAACACGGTCTGCTTGGTCTGACAAAAGTCGCGGCACTGGAAGGGGCGGAACACGGGATCACGGTCAATGCCTTATGTCCAGGATACGTCGATACGCCGCTCGTCCGCAATCAGATGGCGGATCTCGCGAAAACACGTCAGGTCGAACTGGAAAAAGTCCTCGAAGACGTCATCTATCCGCTCGTTCCGCAAAAACGATTGCTTGCCGTCGAGGAAATCGCCGATTATGCGTTATTCCTCGCCAGTCGCAAAGCAAAAGGCATTACCGGTCAGGCGAACGTCCTGGACGGCGGTTATACGATTCAATAA
- a CDS encoding methionine ABC transporter ATP-binding protein, which yields MISLQNVSKAFSGQPVIQSVALSIEQGEIHGIIGASGAGKSTLLRLMNLLERPDTGRVEFDGMDLTNLSNRQLRQTRQNIGMIFQDFNLVGNKTVEQNIGVSLELARVKKRERADRIQECLRFVGLESFARKYPAELSGGQKQRVAIARALANRPRVLLCDEPTSSLDPSTTSEILRVLQDINQTLGVTIVLVSHEMQVIQSICNRVTIMADGQIETTMTTEPAGITEITSDASWFLTQLTERRDSDA from the coding sequence ATGATTTCATTACAAAATGTCAGTAAAGCTTTTTCCGGACAACCGGTCATCCAGTCCGTCGCCCTCTCGATTGAACAGGGCGAGATTCATGGCATCATCGGCGCAAGCGGAGCCGGGAAATCGACCTTACTCCGGCTGATGAACCTGCTCGAACGGCCGGATACCGGGCGGGTCGAATTTGACGGAATGGATTTAACAAACCTGTCGAATCGACAACTGCGGCAGACCCGGCAAAATATCGGGATGATTTTTCAGGACTTTAATCTGGTCGGAAACAAGACGGTCGAACAAAACATTGGTGTTTCGCTTGAACTCGCCCGTGTCAAAAAACGCGAGCGGGCGGACCGGATTCAGGAGTGCCTCCGGTTCGTCGGACTGGAGTCCTTTGCCCGGAAGTATCCGGCCGAACTGAGCGGAGGACAGAAGCAGCGTGTGGCGATTGCCCGGGCGCTCGCCAACCGGCCGCGTGTCCTGTTATGTGACGAACCGACGTCGTCGCTTGATCCGAGTACGACGTCGGAAATCCTGCGCGTTTTGCAGGACATCAACCAGACACTCGGCGTGACGATTGTCCTCGTCAGTCATGAGATGCAGGTGATCCAAAGCATTTGCAACCGGGTCACGATCATGGCAGACGGACAGATTGAAACGACGATGACGACCGAGCCGGCAGGAATCACGGAAATTACGAGTGATGCCAGCTGGTTCCTGACTCAATTGACAGAGCGGAGGGATTCAGATGCCTGA
- a CDS encoding 3-oxoacid CoA-transferase subunit B: MATSREIIINRALQEIEDGMYVNLGIGIPTLIANAIPDDMHVMLQSENGLLGIGPYPLEHEVDADEINAGKETVTAQKGASYFDSAESFAMIRGGHIDLAILGGMEVAENGDLANWMIPGKMVKGMGGAMDLVNGAKRVVIIMEHVNKYGESKVKTRCTLPLTGSQVVNRLITDKAVFDFTEAGMVLIETLDGLAVEDIRNVTEADFTVSPELERISIGE; this comes from the coding sequence ATGGCAACGTCTAGAGAAATCATCATCAACCGTGCACTGCAGGAAATCGAGGACGGGATGTACGTCAATCTCGGCATCGGGATTCCGACACTGATCGCCAATGCGATTCCGGACGACATGCACGTCATGCTGCAATCGGAAAACGGTCTGCTCGGTATCGGACCTTATCCGCTCGAGCACGAAGTTGATGCCGACGAAATCAATGCCGGCAAAGAGACCGTCACGGCACAAAAAGGCGCGTCGTACTTCGACAGTGCCGAATCGTTTGCGATGATTCGCGGAGGTCATATCGATCTCGCAATTCTTGGCGGGATGGAAGTCGCCGAGAACGGGGACCTCGCGAACTGGATGATTCCGGGCAAGATGGTCAAAGGAATGGGCGGGGCGATGGATCTCGTCAACGGGGCGAAACGGGTCGTCATCATCATGGAGCATGTCAATAAGTACGGCGAGTCAAAGGTTAAGACACGTTGTACGTTACCGCTGACCGGCAGTCAAGTCGTCAACCGGTTGATCACGGACAAAGCCGTCTTTGATTTCACGGAAGCCGGGATGGTCTTGATTGAGACATTGGACGGACTCGCAGTCGAAGACATCCGCAACGTGACGGAAGCAGACTTTACGGTCAGTCCTGAACTAGAACGCATCAGCATAGGGGAGTGA
- a CDS encoding CoA transferase subunit A: MQQGKIYDSFTEATADIFDGATLVVGGFGLCGIPEKSIAALQEKGVKDLTVVSNNCGVDDFGLGILLQSRQIKKMVSSYVGENKMFEQQYLSGEIEVDLVPQGTLAERIRAGGAGIPGFYTPTGVGTPIAEGKEQKQFDGKTYLLEEGIVGDFALVKAWKADKLGNLVFRKTSRNFNPLVATAGKVTIVEVEELVEVGELDPNEIHTPAVYVQRIIVGTDYEKRIERRTVREA, from the coding sequence ATGCAACAGGGGAAAATCTATGATTCATTCACGGAAGCGACAGCAGATATTTTTGACGGGGCGACACTCGTCGTCGGCGGGTTCGGCCTGTGCGGAATTCCGGAAAAATCGATTGCGGCCTTGCAGGAAAAAGGGGTCAAGGACTTGACGGTCGTCAGCAACAACTGTGGTGTCGATGACTTTGGACTCGGCATCTTATTGCAATCACGCCAAATCAAAAAAATGGTCTCTTCCTACGTCGGTGAAAACAAGATGTTTGAGCAGCAGTACTTGAGCGGCGAGATTGAGGTCGATCTCGTACCACAGGGGACACTGGCGGAACGGATTCGGGCCGGCGGGGCAGGCATTCCCGGTTTTTACACGCCGACCGGTGTCGGGACACCGATAGCGGAAGGCAAGGAACAAAAACAATTCGATGGAAAAACGTATTTGCTTGAAGAAGGAATCGTCGGTGATTTTGCGCTCGTCAAAGCCTGGAAAGCGGATAAGCTCGGCAATCTCGTCTTTCGGAAGACATCACGGAACTTCAATCCGCTTGTCGCGACAGCCGGTAAAGTGACGATTGTCGAAGTCGAAGAACTAGTTGAAGTTGGAGAACTTGATCCAAACGAGATTCATACACCAGCGGTTTACGTCCAGCGAATCATCGTCGGGACGGACTACGAGAAACGCATCGAACGCCGGACAGTCCGGGAAGCATAA
- a CDS encoding acetyl-CoA C-acetyltransferase — protein sequence MSEQVVIVSATRTAIGSFNGSLKDVPATKLGATVIEAALAQANVAPELVEEVIMGNVLQAGLGQNPARQASFLAGLPETVPAMTINKVCGSGLKAIHLAFQAIKSGEADIIVAGGMENMSQAPYLLSGARTGLRMGDQPLVDTIIKDGLECAFNDYHMGITAENLAEQYTISREAQDQFAAASQQKAGQAIEANRFQAEITPVEIPQRKGDPVVFAEDEFPRAGTTADSLARLRPAFKKGGTVTAGNASGINDGAAAVVVMSARKAKELGLTPLVEIVANGTSGVDPSIMGIGPVKAVGQALQKAGLELDAIDVIEANEAFAAQSLAVDAELKFDPAKLNRNGGAIALGHPIGASGTRIMVTLIHEMLRTGESHGLATLCIGGGQGIATIVKKYEG from the coding sequence ATGAGCGAGCAAGTCGTCATCGTCAGTGCGACACGAACGGCAATCGGCAGTTTTAACGGCAGTTTAAAGGATGTCCCGGCAACGAAACTCGGAGCAACGGTCATCGAAGCGGCGCTCGCACAAGCGAATGTCGCACCAGAGCTCGTTGAGGAAGTCATCATGGGCAACGTTCTTCAGGCGGGACTCGGACAAAATCCGGCCCGTCAGGCGAGTTTCCTCGCCGGTCTGCCGGAAACGGTTCCGGCCATGACGATCAATAAAGTCTGTGGTTCCGGGCTGAAGGCGATTCATCTCGCTTTCCAAGCAATCAAATCCGGCGAAGCTGATATCATCGTCGCCGGCGGGATGGAAAACATGAGTCAGGCCCCGTACTTGTTAAGCGGTGCCCGGACCGGCTTACGGATGGGAGACCAGCCGCTTGTCGATACAATCATCAAAGACGGTTTGGAGTGTGCCTTTAACGACTACCATATGGGAATCACGGCGGAAAACTTAGCTGAGCAATATACGATTTCCCGGGAGGCGCAAGACCAGTTTGCAGCGGCGAGTCAACAAAAAGCCGGTCAAGCGATTGAAGCAAATCGTTTTCAAGCTGAAATTACGCCGGTCGAGATTCCGCAACGCAAAGGCGATCCGGTCGTATTCGCCGAAGACGAGTTCCCGCGTGCCGGAACGACAGCGGACTCACTTGCCCGCCTGCGTCCGGCTTTCAAGAAAGGCGGTACAGTGACAGCGGGAAATGCATCGGGTATCAATGACGGGGCGGCAGCAGTCGTCGTCATGTCGGCCCGTAAAGCGAAAGAACTTGGACTGACCCCACTCGTCGAGATCGTCGCCAACGGAACGTCAGGTGTTGACCCGAGCATCATGGGAATCGGTCCCGTCAAGGCCGTCGGACAGGCGTTACAAAAAGCCGGTCTAGAACTTGACGCCATCGACGTCATCGAGGCGAACGAAGCGTTTGCTGCCCAATCACTTGCAGTCGACGCAGAACTCAAGTTTGATCCGGCGAAGTTGAACCGGAACGGCGGGGCGATTGCGCTTGGTCACCCGATTGGCGCCAGCGGAACACGAATCATGGTGACGTTGATTCACGAGATGTTACGGACCGGTGAAAGTCATGGTCTTGCGACACTCTGTATCGGCGGCGGCCAAGGGATTGCGACGATCGTCAAGAAGTATGAAGGATAA